In one Haloplanus salinus genomic region, the following are encoded:
- a CDS encoding cupin domain-containing protein, which translates to MRARSDASPTTDGYSIVHPADVPADQFDTCETAVRKLTEPLGATELRVNQVVVEPGEVTTPHFHEGQEEVFVSMDGGQLSLAGEVHDVPAGGVARVAPETVRSLVNHSDETHVRLAVGAPPVGRRRLRVVRRRGVLGIVLRYTCETVTTSKAPPRWSRG; encoded by the coding sequence TTGCGCGCCCGCAGCGACGCCTCGCCCACGACGGACGGCTACAGTATCGTCCACCCCGCCGACGTACCGGCCGACCAGTTCGACACGTGTGAGACGGCGGTCCGGAAGCTGACGGAGCCGCTCGGGGCGACCGAACTCCGGGTGAATCAGGTCGTCGTCGAGCCGGGCGAGGTGACGACGCCCCACTTCCACGAGGGACAGGAGGAGGTGTTCGTCTCGATGGACGGCGGCCAGCTATCGCTCGCCGGCGAGGTCCACGACGTGCCCGCCGGCGGCGTCGCCCGCGTCGCCCCGGAGACGGTCCGCAGTCTGGTCAATCACTCCGACGAGACCCACGTCCGGCTGGCCGTCGGCGCGCCGCCGGTCGGGAGGCGACGACTTCGGGTCGTACGTCGTCGAGGAGTCCTAGGAATAGTGTTGAGATACACCTGTGAAACTGTAACCACCTCGAAAGCCCCGCCTCGCTGGAGTCGGGGGTAG
- a CDS encoding transcriptional regulator: protein MSRSALVGNVTAMLQDAGFVVSDRCSIRPKSFDLAARRGDDLLLVKILANVDSLGAETGTEMRRLGSYLSATPLVIGLRTRDEDLKPEVVYFRHGVPAINPDTAFDLFVESVPPLIYAAPGGLYVNIDGDLLADEREERGWSLGRLATELGVSRRTVSKYEDGMNASIEVAIKLEELFDQPFSDPVNVLDGAEAVREAEPTPQDPALDPEADHVLAVLARVGFTVHPTNRAPFTAVSEDGDHEIANLLTGHSAFTRSAEKRARIMSSLGEVTRTRSVYVTEEREKRDAIEGTALVSQEELAALRDADDLRDLILERARAPAKS, encoded by the coding sequence ATGTCACGGTCAGCACTGGTCGGAAACGTCACTGCGATGCTGCAGGACGCGGGCTTCGTGGTGAGCGACCGGTGTTCGATCCGCCCCAAGAGCTTCGACTTGGCGGCGCGGCGCGGCGACGACCTGCTGTTGGTAAAGATTCTCGCCAACGTCGACAGCCTCGGCGCCGAAACCGGGACCGAGATGCGTCGCCTCGGCTCCTACCTCTCTGCGACGCCGCTGGTCATCGGCCTGCGGACCCGCGACGAGGATCTGAAACCCGAGGTGGTCTACTTCCGCCACGGTGTGCCTGCGATCAACCCCGACACCGCTTTCGACCTGTTCGTCGAGAGCGTCCCGCCGCTCATCTACGCGGCGCCCGGTGGCCTCTACGTCAACATCGACGGCGACCTGCTCGCGGACGAACGCGAGGAGCGCGGCTGGAGCCTCGGCCGGCTGGCGACCGAACTCGGCGTCTCGCGGCGCACCGTCTCGAAGTACGAGGACGGCATGAACGCCAGCATCGAGGTGGCGATCAAGCTCGAAGAGCTGTTCGACCAGCCCTTCAGCGACCCCGTGAACGTTCTCGACGGCGCCGAGGCGGTTCGCGAGGCGGAACCGACGCCGCAGGACCCCGCCCTCGACCCCGAGGCGGATCACGTCCTCGCGGTCCTCGCCCGCGTCGGCTTCACCGTCCACCCGACGAACCGCGCGCCCTTCACCGCCGTCAGCGAGGACGGCGACCACGAGATAGCGAACCTGCTCACCGGCCACTCGGCCTTCACCCGGAGCGCGGAGAAACGCGCCCGGATCATGTCCTCGCTCGGCGAGGTGACCCGCACCCGATCCGTGTACGTCACCGAGGAACGCGAGAAGCGGGACGCCATCGAGGGGACGGCGCTCGTGAGCCAGGAGGAACTCGCGGCGCTCCGTGACGCCGACGACCTGCGCGACCTGATCCTCGAGCGCGCACGGGCGCCGGCGAAGAGTTAA
- a CDS encoding glutathione S-transferase N-terminal domain-containing protein yields MSNLELYELSGCPYCAKVKTKLDELGLEYVSHEVPRSHSERTEVEDVSGQTGVPVLVDPDHDVEGMPESDDIVAYLDETYGA; encoded by the coding sequence ATGTCGAACTTGGAACTCTACGAACTCTCCGGGTGTCCCTACTGCGCGAAGGTAAAGACCAAACTCGACGAACTCGGGCTGGAGTACGTCTCCCACGAAGTGCCGCGCTCGCACTCCGAGCGGACGGAGGTGGAGGACGTGAGCGGGCAGACGGGCGTCCCCGTCCTGGTCGACCCGGATCACGACGTCGAAGGGATGCCCGAGAGCGACGACATCGTCGCGTATCTGGACGAGACGTACGGCGCCTAG